Sequence from the Luteibacter aegosomaticola genome:
CCTGCTGCTGCTGAAAACCGGACCATGGATCCGTGTGGTGTCGCACATGGCAGGCGTATTGGATTGCAAACGCCTGCTTCGACGAAAAGCTTCTGCCAGCAAGACTACACCGTGTAGGGATTCGATTAGGCAACAGCGGGACTCGCGCTGATACCGGATTCGCCTTAAGAAGCCTAACGTTCAACAACGCCCACGACACCCACCCGATGACGCAGCCTCCGGATCTTCTTATGCGTCTACGGCCCCAGCCGAACGAAGAAAAGACCGATGGATTCATGCATGTCCCTGCACGACAGTCATTTCCGAACAGGCCCGTGGTGCCAGCTTGACCCTGCCGCAACCCAGGACGACGATCCGCCCATGCAAGAACGAATCAAACGCCTTGAAGATCACGCTGTCGAGACCCGCGAACGCCTCATTCGCATAGAGACGACGCTGGAGCACGTCGCCACCACGTCTGCACTCGCGGCACAGAGTGCAAGGATGGAAGGTATGGGATGCGAGCTTCGCCAGGAAATGGCCGGGATCAAATCCGAGCTTCGCCAGGAAATGGCCGGGATGAAGTCCGAGCTTCGCCAGGAAATGGCTGAGATGAAATCCGAGCTTCGCCAGGAAATGGCTGAGATGAAATCCGACCTTCGCCAGGAAATGGGCGGCATGAAGTCCGATCTGGTGACCGCCATGGGCGAAATGCAGGTCGGGCTCATCAAGCACATGGAAGGCATCCGATCCGACCTGATGCGATGGTTCATCACCGTCGCCCTGGCGCTGGCGGCCCTCGCGTTCACGGCAGCCCGGTTCATTCACTGAGGTGCAGCCTTGCGCTGGCACATGGAATGGTGACCCCGGCCCGATTCGAACGGGCGACCTTCCCCTTAGGAGGGGGACGCTCTATCCAGCTGAGCTACGGGGCCAACGGGGGCTAAGGATAGCGTCTGGCCGCTCGCACGGCCAGATCGGCCGTCAGACCCGGTAGTACGCGCGGTACCACGCCACGAAATTCGCAACGCCTTCGGACACCGGCACCTTCGGCCGGTAACCGAGCTGCTCGCGCAGGTCGGTCACGTCCGCCTCGGTGTCAGGGACGTCCCCGGCCTGCAGCGGTAGCAGGTTCATGACCGCATCGCGCCCCAGGCACTTTTCGAGCGTTTTGATGTAGGTGAGCAGTTCGACCGGGTGCTCGTTGCCGATGTTGAAGATCCGATAAGGCCCTACCCCACTCGTCGCCGGATCCGGCGCCATGGCATCCCAGGCCTCATCGCGCTTCGCCGGGGTGTCGAGCGCCAGCACCACGCCTTCGACGATGTCATCGATGTACGTAAAGCTTCGCTTGTGGTGGCCATGATTGAACACATCGATGGGCTTACCTTCGATGATGTTCTTCGTGAATAGGAACAACGCCATGTCCGGTCGGCCCCACGGGCCATAGACGGTAAAGAAGCGCAGGCCGGTGCAGGGAATACCGTAGAGATGCGCATAACTGTGCGCCATCTGCTCGTTGGCTTTCTTCGTCGCCGCGTACAACGTGAGCGGATGCTCGGTCGACTTATGCTCGGAGAACGGCATGTCCCGGTTGGCACCGTACACCGAGCTGGTGGAAGCGAACACGAGGTGCTGCACGCCGTGGTGGCGGCAGCCTTCAAGTATGTGCAGGAAGCCCGTGACGTTGCTCGACACGTATACGTGCGGGTTCTGCGCGGCATAGCGAACACCCGCCTGGGCCGCCAGGTGCACGACCCGATCGGGCTTGTGCCCGGAGAACACATTCTCTACGAGCTCACGATCGGCCAGGTCGCCCTGTACATGGGTGTAGTTGGGATGATCGCGAAACCGATCCAGGCGCGCCTGTTTGAGCGTGACATCGTAATAATCGCTCATGCTGTCCAAGCCGATGACATGGTCACCGCGCTCGAGCAGCTTCATCGCGACATGGGAGCCGATAAAACCGGCGGTTCCCGTGACGAGTACTTTCATAAGTCGACGCCTTGGAATCAGGTGCTTACCTTAACATCACAGCCGTCCGTCGACGGCTTCCTTAGGTAATATGCCTTTGATGTCATAGACCACCGCGCGACCGTTGGCGAGGGCCCGGATGCCCTCCCCGCCCATCTGGCGGAACTGGTCATGGGCGACGGCCACGACGATCGCGTCGTACTGCCCCGCAGCCGGTGCGTCAGAGAGGATTGGCAAACCGTATTCGGCTATGCACTCCCCGGCATTTGCCCACGGGTCGTACACATCAACGCTTGCGCTGTAGCCCTCGAACTCGCGGACGAGATCGACCACGCGGGTGTTGCGCAGGTCGGGGCAGTTTTCCTTGAAGGTGAGACCCATGACCAGGATGCGGCTGCCGCGGATGGCATGGCCTTTCCCGATCATCAGCTTGATCACCTCGCTGGCCACATGGCTGCCCATGGCATCGTTGATACGGCGGCACGCCAGGAGGATGTCGGGGAAGTAGCCGACCGATTGCGCCTTCTGGATGAGGTAGTACGGATCCACCCCGATGCAATGACCGCCCACCAGGCCAGGCTTGAACGGCAGGAAGTTCCACTTGGTGCCCGCTGCGGCGAGCACGTCGGTGGTGTCGATGCCCAGGCGGTGGAAAATCAGGGCAAATTCATTGATCAGTGCGATGTTCGCATCGCGCTGCGTGTTCTCGATGACCTTGGCAGCTTCCGCGACCTTCAGCGACGGCGCCTTGTGCGTACCCGCGCGGATAATCCGCTGGTACAACGCATCTACGAAATCCGCGGTCTCGGGCGTTGAACCCGAGGTGATCTTCGGGATCGTCGTAAGACGGCGCTCGCGGTCACCGGGGTTAATGCGTTCCGGGCTGTAGCCCACGTGGAAGTCCACGTTGAAAGCGAACCCCGACGTGCGTTCGAGCGCTGGGACACAGATTTCTTCGGTCGCGCCCGGGTAGACCGTCGACTCGTAGATAACGACATCGCCGCGCTTCAGGACCGAGCCGATGGCTTCGCTCGCCCGCACCAGCGGGCCGAAATCGGGCCGTTTGTGTTCATCGACCGGCGTAGGCACCGTCACGATATAGACGGTCGCCGAAGCGATCGCGGCCAGGTCGGACGTCACCTGAAGCTGGATGGCAGCGCGGATCTCGTCTGCGGAGGTCTCCTGGGTATGGTCGTGGCCTTCGCGCAGGGCGGCAATCCTGCCGGCGTCGATGTCGTAGCCCAGTGTGGGCAGGATCTTCCCGAACTCCACCGCGAGGGGCAGGCCCACATAGCCCAACCCGACGACGGCGATCCTTACATTGTTCATTGGCACGCCCGGCCCCGCAGCTTGGGTCAAAGGGCGCCAGATTACCCGCTCATCCCGCGCTTTACGACCGTGTCAGTTGCCGCAGGACATGGCCCGCGCACCACTGTGCCGTCCCTCTAGCCGGCAACGGAGAGGCGCCGTGCGGGCAAGGTCGGCACCCGGGCCGGCCGCTTCGCATCGCTGCCAAACGGGCGCCACACCCCATCCGCGCCCTCGATCCCGATCGTGGCGTTACCACCCTCGGCGGCCGCCCTGTTCAGGGCGGCCGCAAGGGCGGCGACACGCGAGTCGCAGCGGGCGACGATCCGCCCATCCACCCGCACGGGCCAGCCCAGGTCGTCCTCAGGGGCATAGGGCACCTCATAAACACGCGTCATGGCAGGACTCCGGCCGATTGATAAACACAGCCAAAGCATGACGTTGCGAGCGTCATCGCACGGTAGGCGCAGGTTCGTGCGGCCTCCACGCTCCGCCCACATCCGTCCCGCGCCGCACAACAGGGTGTGAAGGGGTCGTTTGCTAGAATCCCGGTTTTCACATGGGGCGCGGACGCCGTGTCCGCACCTCGTCAAAGGAGCCATCATGTCCGCCAAGATCCTCCAAGCGCTCGGCCTGAACGCCACCGAGTCCGGTACCTACCTCGGCCGCGGCGAATGGGCCGCCACGACGGATGCCGGCACGCTGTCGCCGACCAACCCCGCCACGGGCGAGGTCATCGCCACGGTGAACGCCACGAGCGCGGCGGACTACGAGACGATCGTTAAGCGCGCCCAGGAAGCCTTTGCCATCTGGCGCACCACCCCGGCCCCCCGCCGCGGTGAAGCCGTGCGCCTCTGCGGCGAAGCCCTGCGCAAGCACAAGGACGCCCTTGGCTCCCTGGTCGCCCTGGAAATGGGCAAGATCAAGCCGGAGGGTGATGGCGAAGTGCAGGAGATGATCGATATCGCCGACTTCGCGGTGGGCCAGAGCCGCATGCTCTACGGCTACACCATGCACTCCGAGCGCCCGGGCCACCGCATGTACGAGCAGTGGCACCCGGTTGGCCTGGTCGGCATCGTCAGCGCCTTCAACTTCCCGGTGGCCGTGTGGGCCTGGAACGCCTTCCTGGCGGCCATCTGCGGCGATATCTGCCTGTGGAAGCCCTCGCCGAAGACCCCGCTCTCAGCCATCGCCACCATGAAGATCTGTAACGAAGCCCTCAAGGAAGGCGGCTTCCCGGATATCTTCTTCCTGTTCAACGATGCCGGCACCGCGCTGGCTGAAACCTTCGTGGACGACAAGCGCATCCCGCTGATCAGCTTCACCGGCTCGACCAAGGTGGGCCGTATGGTGGGCGAGCGCGTGTCGCGCCGCATGGGTCGCAGCCTGCTGGAGCTAGGCGGCAATAACGCCATCATCCTCGACAAGTCCGCCGACCTGAAGCTCGCCATCCCGGCCATCGTCTTCGGCGCCGTCGGTACCGCCGGCCAGCGCTGCACCACCACCCGTCGCCTTATCGTCCACGCCTCCATCCACGACGCCGTGGTCGAGACGCTGGTGAAGGCCTACGGCCAGGTGGAGCAGAAGATCGGCGACCCGACCCTGGCGACCACCCTCATGGGCCCGCTGAACAGCCCCGAAGCCGTGAAGGCCTTCGAGGCGGCCGTCGATAAGGCGAAGGCCACGGGCGGCACCGTCCGCACCGGTGGCAAGGCGCTTGCCGACCGCAAGGGCAACTTCGTCCAGCCGACCATCGTCACCGGGCTCAAGAACACCGACGAGGTCGTCCAGACCGAGACCTTCGCCCCGATCCTCTACGTGATGTCCTTCGATACCCTCGACGAGGCCATCGCCATGCAGAATGCTGTGCCCCAGGGCCTGTCCTCGGCTATCTTCACGCAGGATTTGAAGGCTGCGGAACAGTATCTCTCGGCGGCTGGCTCGGATTGCGGCATCGCCAACGTGAACATCGGCACCTCGGGCGCTGAAATCGGTGGCGCGTTCGGCGGTGAGAAGGAAACCGGCGGCGGTCGCGAATCGGGCTCGGATGCCTGGAAGGTGTACATGCGCCGGCAGACCAACACGATCAACTACTCCGACGCGCTGCCGCTGGCCCAGGGCATCAAGTTCGAGTTCTAAGCCCAGAAGGAAACGCCATGGCCGACCTGCGCTCCACGGAACGCTTCTCCGACCGCGTCGAGGACTATGTCCGATACCGGCCGGATTATCCGCAGGCGCTGGTCGACTGGCTACACGGCCTGGGCGTGAAACACGACTGGGCCGTGGCGGATATCGGCGCGGGCACCGGCATTTCGAGCAAGCTCTTTCTCGATGCCGGGCACCGCGTCACCGCCGTGGAACCCAATGCCGCCATGCGCGAGGCGGCCACCCGATGGCTCGGCGGCGAAGAACGCTTCCGTGCTATCGATGGCACCGCCGAGGCCACCGGCCTCGTCGACGCTTCGGTCGATCTGGTCACGTCTGGCCAGGCGTTCCATTGGTTCGACAAAGATCGGGTGCGCGCCGAGTTCGGCCGCATTGTTTCGCCGCGTGGCCTGGTCGCCATCTTCTGGAATACGCGGCGGCTCATCGGAACGCCCTTCCTCGAGGGGTTCGAACGGCTCATGCACGAGTACGGCGTGGACTACGTCAGCGTCACCGAACGCTATGCCGATGACGACGCCATGGCGCGCTGGTTCGGCCATGGCTACCGCGGCATGGCATCCTTCCCGCATGGCCAGAAGCTTGATTTCGACGCGCTGAAGGGACGGCTCATGTCGTCCTCGTACGCGCCCAAGCCAGGGCACCCCAACCACGAGCCGTTGTTGGCCGCCCTTCGCTCGCTGTTCGACGCGACGCAGGACGGCGGCACGGTCGATTACGACTTCGATACCCGCGTGTTCGCGGGCCGCCCGGACGCCTGATGTACGACCTGATCCGACCGTTGCTCTTCATGCTGGACGCCGAGACGGCGCACGGCCTCACCTTGTATGCCGCCGATGTCGCGCAGCGCAGCGGCTTGTCCGGCTTCGTAAACAAGCCGCCCGCTGACTTGCCGGTCAATGTCTTCGGCATCACTTTCCCCAACCCGGTGGGTCTTGCAGCGGGCCTCGACAAGAACGGCGAGCACCTCGATGGCCTCGCTGCGCTCGGATTCGGTTTCGTTGAAATCGGTACGGTCACGCCCCGGCCGCAGCCTGGCAACGATAAGCCGCGCATGTTCCGCCTGCCCGAGCACGAGGCAGTCATCAACCGCCTGGGCTTCAACAACGGCGGCATCGATGCCCTGGTCCGCAATGTCGAAAAGGCCAGCTTCCGCGGCGTGCTGGGCATCAACATCGGCAAGAACAAGGACACGCCGAACGACCGCGCGATCGACGATTACCTCTTGTGCCTGGAACGTGCGTACCCGCTCGCCAGCTACATCACTGTGAACATTTCCTCGCCCAATACACAGGGCCTGCGCGACCTGCAGGAAGAAGAAACCCTGCGCCGTTTCATTGGCACCCTGCGCGACGCGCAGGAACGTCTGGCCGGCCAGCACGGCCAGCGCAAGCCCATGCTGCTGAAGATCGCGCCGGACCTTACCGAAACGGAACTCGATGCCATCGCCGAGGTGCTGTTGGCCTCTGGTATTGATGGCGTCATCTGCACCAACACTACGATCGACCGCGACCTCGTGGCGGGCCACCGCTTCGCCAACGAAACCGGTGGTCTGTCAGGCAGGCCCGTGTTCGAGAAGTCCACGGCGGTCCTGCGTGGCATGGCCAGGCGCGTCGGCAAGCGCCTGCCGATCATCGGCGTCGGCGGTATCCTGGAAGGCGACGATGCCGCC
This genomic interval carries:
- a CDS encoding DUF2188 domain-containing protein, which translates into the protein MTRVYEVPYAPEDDLGWPVRVDGRIVARCDSRVAALAAALNRAAAEGGNATIGIEGADGVWRPFGSDAKRPARVPTLPARRLSVAG
- a CDS encoding NAD-dependent epimerase translates to MKVLVTGTAGFIGSHVAMKLLERGDHVIGLDSMSDYYDVTLKQARLDRFRDHPNYTHVQGDLADRELVENVFSGHKPDRVVHLAAQAGVRYAAQNPHVYVSSNVTGFLHILEGCRHHGVQHLVFASTSSVYGANRDMPFSEHKSTEHPLTLYAATKKANEQMAHSYAHLYGIPCTGLRFFTVYGPWGRPDMALFLFTKNIIEGKPIDVFNHGHHKRSFTYIDDIVEGVVLALDTPAKRDEAWDAMAPDPATSGVGPYRIFNIGNEHPVELLTYIKTLEKCLGRDAVMNLLPLQAGDVPDTEADVTDLREQLGYRPKVPVSEGVANFVAWYRAYYRV
- a CDS encoding class I SAM-dependent methyltransferase — encoded protein: MADLRSTERFSDRVEDYVRYRPDYPQALVDWLHGLGVKHDWAVADIGAGTGISSKLFLDAGHRVTAVEPNAAMREAATRWLGGEERFRAIDGTAEATGLVDASVDLVTSGQAFHWFDKDRVRAEFGRIVSPRGLVAIFWNTRRLIGTPFLEGFERLMHEYGVDYVSVTERYADDDAMARWFGHGYRGMASFPHGQKLDFDALKGRLMSSSYAPKPGHPNHEPLLAALRSLFDATQDGGTVDYDFDTRVFAGRPDA
- a CDS encoding CCDC90 family protein — translated: MSLHDSHFRTGPWCQLDPAATQDDDPPMQERIKRLEDHAVETRERLIRIETTLEHVATTSALAAQSARMEGMGCELRQEMAGIKSELRQEMAGMKSELRQEMAEMKSELRQEMAEMKSDLRQEMGGMKSDLVTAMGEMQVGLIKHMEGIRSDLMRWFITVALALAALAFTAARFIH
- a CDS encoding quinone-dependent dihydroorotate dehydrogenase; the protein is MYDLIRPLLFMLDAETAHGLTLYAADVAQRSGLSGFVNKPPADLPVNVFGITFPNPVGLAAGLDKNGEHLDGLAALGFGFVEIGTVTPRPQPGNDKPRMFRLPEHEAVINRLGFNNGGIDALVRNVEKASFRGVLGINIGKNKDTPNDRAIDDYLLCLERAYPLASYITVNISSPNTQGLRDLQEEETLRRFIGTLRDAQERLAGQHGQRKPMLLKIAPDLTETELDAIAEVLLASGIDGVICTNTTIDRDLVAGHRFANETGGLSGRPVFEKSTAVLRGMARRVGKRLPIIGVGGILEGDDAATKMEAGASLVQVYSGLVYRGPQLINEAVAEIRRRGILA
- a CDS encoding nucleotide sugar dehydrogenase, giving the protein MNNVRIAVVGLGYVGLPLAVEFGKILPTLGYDIDAGRIAALREGHDHTQETSADEIRAAIQLQVTSDLAAIASATVYIVTVPTPVDEHKRPDFGPLVRASEAIGSVLKRGDVVIYESTVYPGATEEICVPALERTSGFAFNVDFHVGYSPERINPGDRERRLTTIPKITSGSTPETADFVDALYQRIIRAGTHKAPSLKVAEAAKVIENTQRDANIALINEFALIFHRLGIDTTDVLAAAGTKWNFLPFKPGLVGGHCIGVDPYYLIQKAQSVGYFPDILLACRRINDAMGSHVASEVIKLMIGKGHAIRGSRILVMGLTFKENCPDLRNTRVVDLVREFEGYSASVDVYDPWANAGECIAEYGLPILSDAPAAGQYDAIVVAVAHDQFRQMGGEGIRALANGRAVVYDIKGILPKEAVDGRL
- the amaB gene encoding L-piperidine-6-carboxylate dehydrogenase, whose translation is MSAKILQALGLNATESGTYLGRGEWAATTDAGTLSPTNPATGEVIATVNATSAADYETIVKRAQEAFAIWRTTPAPRRGEAVRLCGEALRKHKDALGSLVALEMGKIKPEGDGEVQEMIDIADFAVGQSRMLYGYTMHSERPGHRMYEQWHPVGLVGIVSAFNFPVAVWAWNAFLAAICGDICLWKPSPKTPLSAIATMKICNEALKEGGFPDIFFLFNDAGTALAETFVDDKRIPLISFTGSTKVGRMVGERVSRRMGRSLLELGGNNAIILDKSADLKLAIPAIVFGAVGTAGQRCTTTRRLIVHASIHDAVVETLVKAYGQVEQKIGDPTLATTLMGPLNSPEAVKAFEAAVDKAKATGGTVRTGGKALADRKGNFVQPTIVTGLKNTDEVVQTETFAPILYVMSFDTLDEAIAMQNAVPQGLSSAIFTQDLKAAEQYLSAAGSDCGIANVNIGTSGAEIGGAFGGEKETGGGRESGSDAWKVYMRRQTNTINYSDALPLAQGIKFEF